The following are encoded in a window of Brachyhypopomus gauderio isolate BG-103 chromosome 18, BGAUD_0.2, whole genome shotgun sequence genomic DNA:
- the psmd5 gene encoding 26S proteasome non-ATPase regulatory subunit 5: protein MFGTRSLRGHVIRQHLSIMAAAIESLLTEISDSEDPVEELRSLRTAVLAVPVSGLREIFSAPHLGIIFSLLNTSNREQIEVCVEILGRVLQVLRPADLARDCKSELQSGLNHPDDSVKVLALAQIGRAVGHADGIAEVLRSPEILRDVIHCVGAERIGVAKEAIAALSKLSATKAGLDALFLSSLLKELREVMAISDVVRYRVYELVVEISSVSPVSLGYCANCNFISQLLEELTGDDILVRATAIEMVTNLAQCQHGRQYLAQQGIMDKISNMIIAAESDPLSSFYLPGLVKFFGNLVIVDSPQQVCESYPAFLSTVFAMAMSSDPTHIPVALDTLGVLGSTVEGKQVLHKTGEKFQSVLKRMSQLARDGATELRARSLEAIAKLLSLPVEQQTEDLLLLVESWCLCLSSQPMEMLRNISTQPFPELYCSALRVFTALASQRWGQQQMVATPGFVEWLVDRSVGTGKEAKECKFDLVGALVSSASTQEVFGGPSYLKLKTYQKEGPYYVNAVASVTTEGGD from the exons ATGTTCGGGACGCGGTCCCTCCGCGGTCACGTGATTCGGCAACATCTTAGCATCATGGCGGCCGCCATCGAAAGTCTACTCACAGAAATTTCTGACTCTGAGGACCCAGTTGAGGAACTCAGGTCCCTCAGGACGGCGGTCTTGGCGGTTCCTGTGAGCGGCTTAAGAGAGATATTCTCCGCGCCTCATTTGGGGATAATTTTTTCCTTGCTGAACACAAGTAACAG GGAGCAAATTGAGGTTTGTGTGGAGATCCTGGGGCGTGTCCTGCAGGTGCTGCGTCCCGCAGATTTGGCCCGAGACTGCAAGTCGGAGCTGCAGAGCGGACTGAACCACCCCGATGATTCCGTTAAAGTGCTCGCCCTCGCTCAG ATCGGGCGGGCGGTTGGCCACGCGGACGGTATTGCGGAGGTTCTGCGCAGTCCTGAGATTCTGCGGGACGTGATCCACTGTGTGGGAGCAGAACGCATAGGTGTCGCAAAAGAG GCAATAGCTGCCCTCAGCAAGCTGAGCGCCACGAAGGCTGGGCTAGACGCTCTGTTCCTCTCCAGTTTGCTGAAGGAACTCAGGGAAGTGATGGCCATCAGTGACGTGGTCAGATACAGAGTTTACGAG cttgtGGTGGAGATCTCTTCTGTGTCACCCGTGTCTTTGGGTTACTGTGCCAATTGCAACTTCATCTCTCAGCTTCTCGAGGAGCTCACTGGAGATGACATCCTCgtcag agCGACTGCTATAGAGATGGTCACCAATCTGGCTCAGTGCCAACATGGCCGCCAGTACTTAGCGCAGCAAGGCATCATGGACAAAATCTCCAACATGATCATCGCTGCCGAGTCGGACCCCTTGTCCAGCTTTTAcctgccag GCCTGGTGAAGTTCTTTGGGAACCTGGTGATCGTTGACAGCCCTCAACAAGTGTGTGAGAGTTACCCAGCATTCCTTAGTACCGTCTTCGCCATGGCGATGAGCTCTGACCCGACACACATCCCTGTGGCCTTGGATACGCTCGGAGTGctgggcagcacagtggagggCAAACAGGTCCTGCacaaaacag GTGAAAAGTTCCAGTCCGTGTTGAAGCGAATGAGTCAGTTGGCCAGAGATGGCGCCACTGAGCTCAGAGCGAGAAGCCTGGAGGCCATCGCCAAGCTGCTCTCActgcct GTGGAGCAGCAGACGGAGgacctgctgctgctggtggagTCGTGGTGTCTCTGTCTGAGCTCTCAACCCATGGAGATGCTGAGGAACATCAGCACACAGCCCTTCCCAGAACTGTACTGCAGCGCCCTGCGAGTGTTCACC GCGCTGGCGAGCCAGCGGTGGGGCCAGCAGCAGATGGTGGCCACGCCGGGCTTCGTGGAGTGGCTGGTGGACCGCTCCGTGGGCACGGGCAAGGAGGCCAAGGAGTGCAAGTTCGACCTGGTGGGGGCGCTGGTGAGCTCAGCCAGCACGCAGGAGGTGTTTGGCGGCCCCAGCTACCTGAAGCTGAAGACGTACCAGAAGGAGGGGCCGTACTACGTCAACGCTGTGGCCTCCGTCACCACAGAGGGAGGGGACTGa